One Gloeobacter morelensis MG652769 DNA window includes the following coding sequences:
- the queC gene encoding 7-cyano-7-deazaguanine synthase QueC encodes MTAMKKVLVVFSGGQDSTTCAALACREYDEVHAVTFEYNQRHAIELESARAVGEALGLASHEFIRLGPVLKGTSPLVSDAPLGQYASAAQLPAGVEPTFVPGRNILFLTLAANRAFCLGTGDIVIGVCEADFAGYWDCRQVFVDAIAGALGEGIYGDANAIRIHTPLMRLTKAETVKLSVEVLGERFEEVLALSHTCYAGVRGGCGRCHACILRDRGFREAGVPDPIWKFRQEPVSL; translated from the coding sequence ATGACGGCCATGAAAAAAGTGCTGGTGGTCTTCTCGGGCGGCCAGGATTCGACCACCTGTGCCGCCCTCGCTTGCCGCGAATACGACGAGGTGCACGCGGTCACCTTCGAGTACAACCAGCGCCATGCGATCGAACTGGAGAGCGCGCGGGCAGTGGGGGAGGCTCTGGGCCTGGCAAGCCACGAATTTATCCGCCTCGGCCCGGTACTCAAGGGCACCAGTCCTCTGGTCAGCGACGCACCCCTCGGGCAGTACGCCTCGGCGGCGCAACTGCCTGCGGGTGTGGAGCCCACTTTCGTGCCGGGGCGCAATATTTTATTTCTCACCCTGGCGGCCAACCGCGCCTTTTGCCTGGGGACGGGCGACATCGTCATCGGGGTGTGCGAGGCCGATTTTGCCGGTTACTGGGACTGCCGACAGGTGTTCGTCGACGCAATAGCCGGAGCCCTGGGCGAGGGCATTTACGGCGATGCGAATGCTATACGCATCCACACGCCGCTGATGCGTCTCACCAAGGCCGAGACTGTAAAGTTGAGTGTCGAAGTGTTGGGGGAGCGCTTTGAAGAAGTGCTGGCGCTGAGCCACACTTGTTATGCGGGGGTGCGGGGTGGCTGCGGCCGATGCCACGCCTGCATCCTGCGCGACCGGGGCTTCCGCGAGGCGGGAGTACCCGATCCGATCTGGAAATTTCGCCAAGAGCCCGTCTCGCTGTGA